The Fragaria vesca subsp. vesca linkage group LG2, FraVesHawaii_1.0, whole genome shotgun sequence genome includes a window with the following:
- the LOC101311715 gene encoding squalene monooxygenase-like, which translates to MEEKSTDVVIVGAGVAGAALAYTLAKEGRRVHVIERDLSEPDRIVGELLQPGGYLKLIELGLQDCANESIDAQKVFGYALYKDGKDTKLSYPLEQYNSDVAGRSFHNGRFIQKMREKAVTLSNVKLEQGSVTTLIEEKGIVKGVMYKNKAGEEMRAYAPLTIVCDGCFSNLRKSLSAPQVESPSCFVGLVLENCELPHANHGHVILGDPSPILFYPISSTEVRCLVDVPGTKVPSVANGEMAKYLKTVVAPQIPPQLLNAFMAAIDKGNIRSMQNRSMAANPVPTPGALLLGDSFNMRHPLTGGGMTVALSDIVLLRDLLRPLRDLNDAPALCNYLESFYTLRKPVSSTINTLAGALYKVFLASPDPARQEMREACFGYLSLGGICSYGPVSLLSGLNPRPLHLFLHFFAVAIYGVGRLMFPFPSPQRMWLGFRLIMSASGIIFPIIKGEGVRQMFFPATVPAYYRSAPVH; encoded by the exons ATGGAGGAGAAGAGTACCGACGTCGTCATTGTCGGCGCCGGAGTTGCCGGTGCTGCTCTTGCTTACACTCTTGCCAAG GAAGGACGGCGTGTGCATGTCATTGAAAGAGATTTGAGTGAGCCAGACAGAATTGTTGGTGAGCTTTTGCAGCCTGGGGGTTATCTTAAATTGATTGAGTTGGGTCTTCAGG ACTGTGCAAACGAGTCAATTGATGCTCAGAAGGTCTTTGGTTATGCTCTTTACAAAGATGGCAAGGATACAAAGCTGTCTTATCCTTTGGAGCAGTATAATTCAGATGTTGCGGGGAGAAGTTTCCACAATGGGCGTTTTATTCAAAAAATGCGTGAAAAAGCTGTCACTCTTTCAAA TGTCAAATTGGAACAAGGATCAGTGACAACACTAATCGAGGAAAAGGGCATTGTTAAAGGGGTGATGTACAAGAACAAGGCTGGAGAGGAGATGAGAGCATATGCTCCACTGACAATTGTGTGTGATGGCTGCTTTTCAAATCTGCGAAAATCTCTCAGTGCTCCACAG GTTGAAAGTCCCTCTTGTTTTGTTGGTTTGGTTTTAGAGAACTGTGAGCTTCCACACGCAAATCATGGACATGTGATTTTGGGAGACCCTTCACCCATCCTGTTTTATCCTATTAGTTCCACTGAGGTTCGTTGCTTGGTCGATGTACCTGGAACAAAAGTACCCTCAGTAGCTAATGGTGAAATGGCCAAGTATTTGAAGACTGTGGTGGCTCCTCAG ATTCCCCCTCAGCTCCTCAATGCTTTTATGGCTGCCATAGACAAGGGAAACATTAGGTCCATGCAAAACAGAAGCATGGCTGCTAATCCGGTTCCCACTCCTGGTGCACTTTTGTTAGGCGATTCATTCAACATGAGGCATCCTTTAACAGGAGGAGGAATGACTGTGGCTCTTTCAGACATTGTTCTTCTCCGTGATCTTCTTAGACCCCTACGTGATCTTAATGATGCACCTGCTTTGTGCAATTACCTTGAATCATTTTATACATTGCGTAAG CCTGTGTCATCTACTATAAACACATTGGCAGGTGCTTTGTATAAGGTGTTTTTAGCATCACCTGATCCAGCGAGACAGGAAATGCGTGAAGCATGTTTTGGCTATTTGAGCCTTGGAGGAATCTGTTCATATGGACCAGTATCACTGCTCTCTGGCCTTAATCCCCGTCCACTGCACTTGTTCCTCCATTTCTTTGCTGTTGCTATCTACGGTGTTGGACGCTTAATGTTTCCATTCCCTTCACCACAGCGCATGTGGCTTGGGTTTAGATTAATCATG AGTGCATCAGGCATCATATTCCCCATTATTAAGGGCGAAGGAGTTAGACAGATGTTCTTTCCAGCAACAGTGCCAGCATATTATAGATCAGCACCAGTTCATTGA
- the LOC101312297 gene encoding squalene monooxygenase-like, with protein sequence MVSYEYILVGFLASLLGSVFFMIINTTLGGNKKDKAVSEAQSNGFGNGAFLPEMEEEEKSTDVVIVGAGVAGAALAYTLAKEGRRVHVIERDLSEPDRIVGELLQPGGYLKLIELGLEECANESIDAQKVFGYALYKDGKDTKLTYPLEKYSSDVAGRSFHNGRFIQRMREKAATLSNVKLEQGSVTTLIEEKGIVKGVIYKNKAGEEMRTYAPLTIVCDGCFSNLRKSLSAPKVESPSCFVGLILENCELPHANHGHVILGDPSPVLFYPISSTEVRCLVDIPGTKVPSVANGEMANYLKTVVAPQIPPQLYDAFMVAVEKGNIRSMQNRSMAANPVPTPGALLLGDSFNMRHPLTGGGMTVALSDIVLLRDLLRPLHDLNDAPALCSYLESFYTLRKPVSSTINTLAGALYKVFCASPDPARQEMREACFGYLSLGGICSYGPVSLLSGLNPRPMHLFLHFFAVAIYGVGRLMFPFPSPKRIWLGARLILSASGIIFPIIKGEGVRQMFFPATVPAYYRSPPVY encoded by the exons ATGGTTTCTTACGAGTATATTCTGGTTGGGTTCTTAGCTTCATTGCTGGGTTCTGTTTTCTTCATGATCATCAATACTACTCTTGGTGGAAACAAAAAGGACAAGGCTGTAAGTGAAGCACAGAGTAATGGGTTTGGAAACGGTGCTTTTCTGCCGGAAATGGAGGAGGAGGAGAAAAGTACCGACGTTGTCATTGTCGGGGCCGGAGTTGCCGGTGCAGCTCTTGCTTACACTCTTGCCAAG GAAGGACGTCGTGTACATGTCATTGAAAGAGACTTGAGTGAGCCGGACAGAATTGTTGGTGAGCTGTTGCAGCCTGGGGGTTATCTCAAGTTGATTGAGTTGGGTCTTGAGG AATGTGCAAATGAGTCCATTGATGCTCAGAAGGTGTTTGGATATGCTCTTTACAAAGATGGAAAGGATACAAAACTGACTTATCCCTTGGAAAAATACAGTTCAGATGTGGCTGGGAGAAGTTTCCACAATGGGCGTTTCATCCAGAGAATGCGTGAAAAGGCTGCAACTCTTTCAAA TGTGAAATTGGAACAAGGATCAGTGACAACACTTATTGAGGAAAAGGGCATTGTCAAAGGGGTGATTTACAAGAACAAGGCTGGAGAGGAGATGAGAACATATGCTCCACTAACAATCGTGTGTGACGGCTGCTTTTCAAATCTGCGCAAATCTCTCAGTGCACCAAAG GTTGAAAGTCCCTCTTGTTTTGTTGGTTTGATCTTGGAAAACTGTGAGCTTCCACACGCAAATCATGGACATGTCATTTTGGGAGACCCTTCACCTGTCCTGTTTTATCCTATCAGTAGCACCGAGGTTCGCTGTTTGGTGGATATACCTGGAACAAAAGTACCTTCAGTAGCTAATGGTGAAATGGCTAACTATTTGAAAACTGTTGTGGCTCCTCAG ATCCCCCCACAGCTGTATGATGCTTTTATGGTTGCAGTAGAGAAAGGAAACATTAGGTCCATGCAAAACAGAAGCATGGCTGCTAATCCTGTTCCCACTCCTGGTGCACTTTTGTTAGGCGATTCATTCAACATGAGACATCCTTTAACAGGAGGAGGAATGACCGTGGCTCTTTCAGACATTGTTCTTCTCCGCGATCTTCTCAGGCCCCTACATGATCTCAATGATGCACCTGCCTTGTGCAGTTACCTTGAATCATTCTACACACTTCGTAAG CCTGTATCTTCTACCATAAACACATTGGCTGGTGCTTTGTACAAGGTGTTTTGTGCCTCACCTGATCCGGCAAGACAGGAAATGCGTGAAGCATGTTTCGGCTATTTGAGCCTTGGAGGCATCTGTTCTTATGGACCGGTATCTCTTCTCTCTGGTCTTAACCCTCGTCCGATGCACTTGTTTCTCCATTTTTTTGCTGTTGCTATCTATGGCGTAGGGCGCTTGATGTTTCCGTTCCCTTCACCTAAACGCATCTGGCTTGGGGCTAGATTGATCTTG AGTGCATCAGGCATCATATTCCCAATTATAAAGGGTGAAGGAGTTAGACAGATGTTCTTTCCAGCAACAGTGCCAGCATATTACAGATCTCCTCCTGTTTACTGA
- the LOC101312586 gene encoding squalene monooxygenase-like, with product MVSYEYVLGGVLVSLLGSIFFMIISSTLGGKKQFKASGVEKSNGYGNGEFLPEMEEEKSTDVVIVGAGVAGAALAYTLAKEGRRVHVIERDLSEPDRIVGELLQPGGYLKLIELGLEDCANESIDAQKVFGYALYKDGKDTTLSYPLEKYSSDVAGRSFHNGRFIQRMREKAITLSNVKLEQGSVTTLIEEKGIVKGVIYKNKAGEEMRTYAPLTIVCDGCFSNLRKSLSAPKVESPSCFVGLILENCELPHANHGHVILGDPSPILFYPISSTEVRCLVDVPGTKVPSVANGEMANYLKTVVAPQVPPQLHNAFMVAVEKGNIRSMQNRSMAANPVPTPGALLLGDSFNMRHPLTGGGMTVALSDIVLLRDLLSPLHDLNDAPALCNYLESFYTLRKPVSSTINTLAGALYKVFCASPDPARQEMREACFGYLSLGGICSYGPVSLLSGLNPRPLHLFLHFFAVAIYGVGRLMFPFPSPKRIWLGARLILSASGIIFPIIKGEGVRQMFFPATVPAYYRSPPVYCRN from the exons ATGGTTTCATACGAGTATGTTCTGGGTGGGGTGTTAGTTTCTTTGCTAGGCTCTATTTTCTTCATGATCATCAGCTCTACTTTGGGAGGAAAGAAACAATTCAAGGCTTCAGGTGTAGAAAAGAGTAATGGGTACGGAAACGGTGAGTTTCTGCCGGAAATGGAGGAGGAGAAGAGTACTGATGTCGTCATTGTTGGCGCCGGAGTTGCCGGTGCAGCTCTTGCTTACACTCTTGCCAAG GAAGGACGCCGCGTACATGTAATTGAAAGAGACTTGAGCGAGCCAGACAGAATTGTTGGGGAGCTGTTGCAGCCTGGGGGATATCTCAAATTGATTGAGTTGGGTCTTGAGG ATTGTGCAAATGAGTCAATAGATGCCCAGAAGGTGTTTGGTTATGCTCTTTACAAAGATGGCAAGGATACAACACTGTCTTATCCTTTGGAGAAATACAGTTCAGATGTGGCTGGTAGGAGTTTCCACAATGGGCGTTTCATTCAAAGAATGCGTGAAAAAGCCATAACTCTTTCAAA TGTTAAATTGGAACAAGGGTCAGTAACGACACTAATTGAAGAAAAGGGCATTGTCAAAGGGGTGATTTACAAGAACAAGGCTGGAGAGGAGATGAGAACATATGCTCCCCTCACAATCGTCTGTGATGGTTGCTTTTCAAATCTGCGAAAATCTCTCAGTGCTCCAAAG GTTGAAAGTCCCTCTTGTTTTGTTGGTTTGATCTTGGAGAACTGTGAGCTTCCGCACGCAAATCACGGACATGTCATTTTGGGAGACCCTTCACCCATCCTATTTTATCCCATCAGTTCCACCGAGGTTCGCTGTTTGGTGGATGTGCCTGGAACAAAAGTACCTTCAGTTGCTAATGGTGAAATGGCTAACTATTTGAAAACTGTTGTTGCTCCTCAG GTTCCCCCACAGCTGCACAATGCTTTTATGGTTGCAGTAGAGAAAGGAAACATTAGATCGATGCAAAACAGAAGCATGGCTGCTAATCCGGTTCCAACTCCTGGTGCACTTTTATTAGGCGACTCTTTCAACATGAGACATCCTTTAACAGGAGGAGGAATGACCGTGGCTCTTTCGGACATTGTTCTCCTCCGTGATCTTCTTAGTCCCCTACATGATCTCAATGATGCACCTGCCTTGTGCAATTACCTTGAATCATTCTACACACTTCGTAAG CCTGTGTCTTCTACCATAAACACATTGGCAGGTGCTTTGTACAAGGTGTTCTGTGCCTCACCTGATCCGGCAAGACAGGAAATGCGTGAAGCATGTTTCGGCTATTTGAGCCTTGGAGGCATCTGTTCTTATGGACCGGTATCTCTTCTCTCTGGTCTTAACCCTCGTCCGCTGCACTTGTTTCTCCATTTCTTTGCTGTTGCTATATATGGCGTAGGGCGCTTGATGTTTCCATTCCCTTCACCCAAACGCATATGGCTTGGGGCTAGATTGATCTTG AGTGCATCAGGCATCATATTCCCAATTATAAAGGGTGAAGGAGTCAGACAGATGTTCTTTCCTGCAACTGTACCAGCATATTACAGATCTCCTCCTGTTTACTGCAGGAACTGA
- the LOC101313957 gene encoding uncharacterized protein LOC101313957, with the protein MSEGCLPSPNLDETGNAQKVLLIGNHQDFKRRDYERNRGRPGHLHLLDHLDLDMELCGPSLDPFRSDMVKLFVLTFAANPVPTPNRPEEREREKGQVAAVQASHRRRRFRPPPAIKLERRIKVFSAKSLNSGQTIKNLEKPRG; encoded by the exons ATGTCTGAAGGATGTCTCCCAAGTCCTAACCTTGATGAAACAGGGAATGCTCAGAAGGTTTTGCTCATTGGCAATCATCAAGACTTCAAGAGAAGAGACTATGAAAGAAATAGGGGCAGGCCAGGCCATTTGCACTTGCT GGATCATCTGGATTTGGATATGGAACTTTGCGGTCCAAGTTTGGACCCTTTTAGGAGTGACATGGTGAAACTGTTTGTTTTAACTTTTGCTGCTAATCCGGTTCCAACTCCAAACAG ACCGGAGGAGAGAGAGAGAGAAAAGGGGCAAGTCGCTGCCGTCCAAGCATCTCATCGCCGGCGCCGATTCCGGCCACCTCCGGCCATAAAACTG GAGAGAAGGATTAAAGTCTTTTCGGCTAAATCTTTGAATTCCGGCCAAACCATCAAGAATTTGGAGAAACCCCGAG GTTAA
- the LOC101314250 gene encoding kaempferol 3-O-beta-D-galactosyltransferase-like encodes MSHKVAANVAVLAFPFTSHPFSLLRFVRSISTLAPDMQFTFFNTPRSNSSLFSGSGNMSYDNIKPYNVWDGMRDGYTPPSSGYPPLQQVESFRDTVPGNFEKAIKEVEAATGRKFDLLISDAILCWFASDLAEKMQVTWVPFWISTQRSLLAFVEIDMIKEKIGAQGQEDTTLDFLPGFSNEFRASDLPREIPLGDIKPPLARMFHIMGQKLPQATVVAINSFETMDLKVTEELKKRLRKLVLVGPQHLVVKPLQSSDDDGCLQWLDKQEPASVAYISFGTAGALAPMEVAALAEALEERRFPFLWSFRGNQEEFPQGFIERTKRLSLGKVVPWVNQEKILNHTSVGVFVTHCGWSSILESITGGVPMIGKPSFADQNMCMRSLEVVWRIGVKIEGGVFTKTGAVKALEQALLLEQGKEMRQRVGILKHLALEAVGHNGRSAQDLQALVDIIKS; translated from the exons ATGAGCCACAAAGTTGCTGCAAATGTTGCAGTCTTAGCTTTTCCATTCACCTCCCATCCCTTCTCTCTTCTCCGATTTGTACGTTCCATTTCAACTCTGGCCCCCGACATGCAGTTCACCTTCTTCAACACACCTAGGTCAAACAGCTCCCTGTTCTCGGGTTCCGGCAACATGAGCTATGACAATATAAAGCCTTACAACGTATGGGATGGCATGCGAGATGGCTACACACCCCCCTCATCCGGATATCCTCCGCTGCAGCAAGTCGAGTCGTTCCGTGACACTGTACCTGGTAACTTCGAGAAGGCAATCAAAGAGGTGGAGGCTGCAACAGGACGCAAGTTCGACCTGTTGATTTCAGATGCAATTCTCTGCTGGTTTGCAAGTGACCTAGCCGAAAAAATGCAAGTCACTTGGGTGCCCTTTTGGATTTCTACTCAACGCTCGCTGCTTGCTTTTGTTGAGATTGATATGATAAAAGAGAAAATAGGAGCCCAAG GACAAGAAGACACAACTCTGGACTTTCTTCCAGGATTTTCAAATGAATTCCGAGCATCTGACCTACCGAGAGAAATTCCATTAGGAGACATAAAACCGCCTCTTGCAAGAATGTTTCATATAATGGGGCAGAAGCTGCCACAAGCAACTGTGGTTGCCATCAACTCTTTTGAAACGATGGACTTGAAAGTTACCGAGGAACTGAAGAAAAGACTCCGGAAGTTGGTCCTTGTTGGGCCACAACATCTCGTCGTCAAGCCATTACAGTCATCAGATGATGATGGCTGCTTACAGTGGTTGGACAAGCAGGAACCTGCTTCGGTAGCATACATCAGCTTTGGAACTGCAGGGGCACTGGCTCCCATGGAGGTAGCAGCATTAGCTGAGGCATTAGAGGAACGTAGATTCCCCTTTCTTTGGTCATTTAGGGGAAATCAAGAGGAATTTCCACAAGGATTTATCGAGAGAACAAAGAGGTTGTCCCTTGGAAAAGTAGTTCCATGGGTGAACCAAGAGAAAATCCTCAATCATACCTCGGTAGGAGTGTTTGTAACACATTGCGGTTGGAGCTCAATTTTGGAGAGTATAACTGGTGGTGTGCCTATGATTGGGAAACCTTCCTTTGCTGATCAAAATATGTGCATGCGGAGCTTAGAAGTTGTATGGAGAATCGGTGTGAAGATTGAGGGTGGCGTTTTCACTAAAACTGGAGCAGTCAAGGCACTGGAACAAGCTTTATTGCTTGAGCAAGGAAAAGAAATGAGACAGAGAGTTGGAATCCTGAAACATCTTGCTCTAGAGGCTGTTGGACACAACGGGCGTTCAGCTCAAGACTTGCAAGCTTTGGTCGATATCATCAAATCCTGA